The following nucleotide sequence is from Cydia splendana chromosome 11, ilCydSple1.2, whole genome shotgun sequence.
atagaaataccttaaaattgcaataaatcgactcacgaaatagcggtcattttattttacgtgtgtctcctatttcgtgccactaacgaatcaaggattttctagatacattttgagtgcttgtttttaaatataacaacgaagataatgaaaaaaattaattagaatatgtatttcatgaagtttcgtatgagcgaaattcggtatatgtttttttcactagaattctcataaaacgagtttgaatgtgccccgacttaaaatttttaaggtatattccacgtatattctcatattaactacaagcacaattttatttatgattcaatctatttgatttatttttgtgtatgtttatatttaacgtataagatcTCATaagatagttatttttttttgtaaataataaatatattttttttaatatattttttttatacatttcggcttttaatcaagtattaaagtacccatatggtttacaaagtcttaattcaaccattaaagtcgacgagtacaaaaaactttaagctagctctcaaattaacatttttttaaatattttttttaatttgaccttacaattattcgtaagtaagaccgttaaatatttaaaattattatcagcaaattatcaccaattactctaagaaaactttattccgaaacaggggacacgaattcacgaacttaggagctgagctaaatttgtatcacgaaatgggagccaaataagaggttcacgaaaaaattcatataaaaaaaagtttcaactaaacccctatagtttatacattaaattattaacaaagaactaatataacttactcaaaagctctcaaggtattgatatgcttagtaatattttataaaaatatacaaactctcaagagccttaacctgccgaaacaggggccctttaccttaatGTGTAATAGGAAGAACGTGGGAAACTATATTACGATAATACAGTTCACAGCCCTTCACTCTATAATATGAGTTATAAAGTGCATACGATAGGGATCTTGACTCTTGAGTCAAGATCTTGACAGAGTCTAATTAGATTCTTgttaggaatttaaataaatacctaatgcttTTTTATGGGGActatttaaaagttaatttttaTCAAATTTATATCTATTTGTAAGTTCACATTTCAAGTTCCAATAGCTACCCAATACCAACATCTACATGATCACTTCTAAAAGAAATATTCCGTGTTTCCAGATACGTGTCGCTGGGCGGCAGCCAGTCTCGCTACTCGTTCCGAGTGCCGCTGAACGGTTGCGGCTCGCGCCCTCTATGCAACGCGTGCGGCACTATCGACAATGTACTCGTCTTCCAAGCTGATGACTTCGTGCAGGGCCCGCTTGACTTCGCCAGAAAGGTATACCGTATTGAAACGACTTATTACTTCTCACATCTTGTCAATTATACAGAGGATCGACGATCTATACTGTgtatttttagttatttaaattaaagtaaacaaaaactaccctcaaatggctcgttAAGCCAGTAGATgtaaacattacacgatcaaataatgtaggttaaagtcaggtcgttctgtgactgatccaggcggttttgtaattggtcggttagccaataaatgttataactacccgaaaatttacaaattgtttgtttacttttatttaaatacttacttaaagaTGCAGCCTAATATAAGTAGGTCAAAGGTTtcgtataattatataaaaatggaTGTGATGGCAACAAAAATTCTAttataaatgattatttacaccAATTTCTAGAAAAAAATATCCATCACAGGATATCATATCCTATGATGATAATGTTGATTAACTAGAATAGACAAAATATACTACTTACTACtactcctctggcgcagcgacccaagtGTGTCTTGTgcagtcgtgttggaggccaagacaaaAATTATAACTTCTCTTGTCAAGACTGTGGTAGACCGGGTCTGTCTCGcatcggtctattcagccaTCAAAAACAATGTCTCTCCtgtgttacaccataaatcgtctgcaatagacgcaaaggccaatgatgatgttcctttatattaaaaaataatttgatgtcctaatttttttttattctctaGGTGTCATGCGCGCGCACATCATACGAGCTGTCCACCGGGCAGCGCCAGGAATCACACACGCTCAAACTGAAGCCATTCATGGTTGATATGTTAGATGTAGTCGCCGTTGAAGGCCCAGCAGGTGGTGTGGAGTGCTGGATGGACATACAGAAGGGTGTCTTCCCCAATGTGAGTAGTAAAAGTAGCTGGTTACTTGGTGATTGAAACTTTTTGCAGTACTTATACAACAATTGCAGTAGCACACGAAGTAACTTTAGGGAGAGAGAAGTACCTACTTTGAATTGAATTGTCTGTCATactgtaaactgaaataaatgccatatactaagaaaaagtgatctagacctccagtgccccaggctggaatcgaaccagcgtcctctgctatcgcggcaggtgcctgtacGCTGACGATAACAGACAGATTTGTTACGCGATCATTGATCGCTatacctacaatatttttttcggGAAAAGCCAAAAATTATGATAAAACACAATCTTATAAGCTATTATTCCATTCCAGACGACCCCGCTAAAAGACTCAATCAAGATCGGCGAGTACTTGACCATCCTGGTGTACCTGAAGGATGTGAGGAACCAGTTTAACCTGAAGATCCACGACTGCTGGGCGTATGATAGTGAACAGTACGACAGCCCGAAGACCAACAAGATACAACTTACGGACAAAGAGGGATGTCCCAAGTAAGTCCTCAATCGCTttctctaaaggggcccacagattaccagttcgccggaccatatcagcctgtcagttaacgCAAAAGGTGATCgttctgaacaactgacaggctgatatcgtccaactggtaatctgtgggccccttaaaggagTTCAGGGTTGAGCCTCGGTTCTTCTAGCTCCTGCTGTTGGGCGTGCGCTCTTGCGGGCTGGGACTGCAATATGCTTAGATTGCAATATAGGCAGTTTGACACACGTGACTGACATCTGATCTATCAGAGGAAAAACATGCCTTATTAACATATTTTTGTCCGAAAGCTAatgctaaataaataataaaaatcgttcgagaaactcattggtacgctaaaccaaagagttcgaagacCCAACTCTCAGCAAAAGTACCTAGAACttaattttttatacttttcaGGAAGAGGAAGCTCATAGATTTGTGGCAGAAGAGCACAAACACTGGCAAGAGTGGCGCCACCCTCATCGCTTACAGTAAAGTGAGCGCATTCCGCTTCCCTGAGACCGACCAGGTCTATCTCACTTGCAATGTCGAGGTAAGGAAAAttcataaacatttatttactaaGTTAGCTTGTAACTTTGTGCAGCAGACGCAGCAGCGTTATTAAGTTACAGCTACCAAAGAGAACCTAACAATATTAGCTAATCGGCAATTCGGCATAAAAAAAACTGCCCTTCATTGGCTAACTTCAGGTTAGGAACAGGTCAATTTATCTTAAATGTTTTATTGATTTCGTTTGATAACATTTTCATTGGTAACTTTGATTTGTTCGAAAGATGcagacattatttattttaactttctTGCACAAAAGGAATAACTTATTGTACAAAAGGAATAATTTACTTAGGCACACtttcaccatcccactaacccggggttaagcagttaaatcgttaacccagtgtcaaattgtactggtaaccatggtaactccaggtttaaccggttaaccccgggtcaatggaatggtgcaagtgggctttaggtatatttatattCTAATTATTCTTCATTTATTCCACAGCTCTGCACGAGCAACTGCGATGGAGACTGCAAAGGAATCACGACAGAAATAACAACAGGCCCACCTCAGATCAAATGCTATCCCGGATCCACAGATCCTAGGTGTCCAAAAGCCATACCACCCGCACCTAACTGCTACCCTGGTAGCACGGATGCAAGATGCCCTCAAATACAGACAACACCCCCACCGACTTACGTACCAACAACCGGTCGACCAAATTGTTACCCAGGTTCAACTGATCCAAGGTGTCCAAGACCGACTACGCCTTCCCAGCCAAGTTGCTTCCCTGGTAGCAATGACCCTGGGTGTCCTAGACCGACTACACCAACTGCCCCTAACTGTTACCCAGGATCTACAGACCCTAGGTGTCCAAGACCTTCTACACCTTCACAGCCGAATTGCTTCCCAGGCAGCAATGACCCTAAATGTCCTAGACCAACTACGCCAGCACCACCAAATTGCTACCCTGGCTCTAGTGATGCTAGATGCCCTAAACCAAACACCACTCCGGCGCAACCCAACTGTTATCCAGGAAGTCAAGATCCTCGTTGTCCTGAAACACCCAAATGTTACCCAGGGAGCACCAACCCAGCCTGCCCACGAACGACACAGCAACCTAACTGCTATCCAGGCAGTACGGACCCTAGGTGTCCTAGGCCGACTACACCTGAGCCTAAGCCTGCCTGTTACCCTGGCTCGCCAGATCCTAACTGCCCTAAACCAACTCGTCCTTCAACATTGTCGCCGCCGACGTATTTGCCACCGTCAACAACTGGACAGCCTAAATGTTATCCTGGAAGTACTGATCCTCGTTGCCCTAGGCCAACGACTCCAGCCCCACCAAATTGTTACCCTGGAAGCACAGATTCTCGATGCCCTAAACCAACCACTCAAGCACCGCCAAACTGCTACCCTGGATCCACAGACCCACGTTGCCCAAGACCAACCACCCCTGCGCCTACAACCACGGCTCGTCCTAATTGCTACCCCGGATCCACAGATCCACGTTGCCCAAGACCATCTACACCAGCACCCTCTAACTGCTACCCTGGAAGCACAGACCCCAGATGTCCAAAACCGTCCACACCAAAACCAGTCTGTTATCCTGGATCACCTGATCCCAATTGTCCTCAACCACCAAGACCAACAACTTCGTCACCACCAACTTACCTACCCCCTTCAACTACTGGACAACCCAAATGCTACCCTGGAAGTAACGATCCACGATGCCCAAGGCCAACTTCACCAGCGCCCCCTAATTGCTACCCTGGATCCACAGACCCACGTTGTCCACAACCAACAACTCCTGCCCCACCAAACTGTTATCCCGGATCTACGGACCCTCGTTGCCCAAGACCAACCACCCCTGCGCCTACAACCACTGCTCGTCCTAATTGCTACCCCGGATCCACAGATCCACGTTGCCCAAGACCATCTACACCAGCACCCCCTAACTGCTACCCCGGAAGCACAGACCCCAGATGTCCAAAACCTACCACACCAAAACCAGTCTGTTATCCTGGATCACCTGATCCCAACTGTCCTCAACCACCAAGACCAACAACTTCGTCACCACCAACTTACCTACCCCCTTCCACTACTGGACAACCCAAATGCTATCCTGGAAGTAACGATCCACGATGCCCAAGGCCAACTACACCAGCGCCCCCTAATTGCTACCCTGGATCCACAGACCCACGTTGCCCACAACCAACACCTCCTGCCCCACCAAACTGTTATCCCGGATCTACGGACCCTCGTTGCCCAAGACCAACCACCCCTGCGCCTACAACCACAGCTCGTCCTAATTGCTACCCCGGATCCACAGATCCACGTTGCCCAAGACCATCTACACCAGCACCCCCTAACTGCTACCCCGGAAGCACAGACCCCAGATGTCCAAAACCTACCACACCAAAACCAGTCTGTTATCCTGGATCACCTGATCCCAACTGTCCTCAACCACCAAGACCAACAACTTCGTCACCACCAACTTACCTACCCCCTTCCACTACTGGACAACCCAAATGCTATCCTGGAAGTAACGATCCACGATGCCCAAGGCCAACTACACCAGCGCCCCCTACTTGCTACCCTGGAAGTAACGATCCTCGTTGCCCAAGACCAACAACTCCAGCCGCACCAAACTGCTATCCCGGATCTACGGACCCTCGTTGCCCAAGACCAACGACCCCTCTACCCACAACCACTGCTCGTCCTAACTGCTACCCTGGAAGCACAGATCCTCGATGCCCAAGACCAACCACTCCAGCCCCCACCACACCAAGAAAACCTGTATGCTACCCCGGATCCCCTGACCCTAACTGCCCTCAACCAACTCGTCCTTCAACGTTGTCTCCGCCTACATATTTACCGCCATCAACTACTGGACAACCCAAATGCTACCCTGGAAGTAACGACCCACGATGCCCAAAACCAACTACACCAGCGCCCCCAAATTGCTACCCTGGATCTATAGATCCTCGTTGCCCAAGACCAACTACCCCCGCACCAACAACCACTGCTCCTCCTAATTGCTACCCTGGATCTACAGATCCACGTTGCCCAAGACCAACAACGCCAGCACCACCAAAGTGTTATCCTGGAAGCACGGATCCTCGTTGTCCAAGACCGACTACCCCTGCGCCTACTACACCAGCGCCTCCTAATTGCTACCCTGGATCCACAGATCCACGTTGCCCAAGACCAACAACTCCTGCTCCTCCTAATTGTTACCCTGGCAGCACAGATCCTAGATGTCCAAAACCTACCACACAAAAACCAGTCTGTTACCCTGGATCCCCAGATCCCAACTGCCCCCAACCTCCAAGACCAACTACTTTGTCACCACCGACATACTTACCCCCATCGACTATTGGACAGCCCAAATGCTACCCTGGAAGTAACGATCCACGTTGCCCTAGACCTACTACCCCGGCTCCGCCAAACTGTTACCCTGGATCCACGGATCCTCGTTGCCCAAGACCCACTACCCCCGCACCAACAACCACTGCTCGTCCTAATTGCTACCCTGGATCCACAGATCCACGTTGCCCAAGACCAACTACACCAGCGCCACCTAATTGCTACCCTGGAAACACCGACCCTCGATGCCCTAAACCTACTACACAAAAACCAGTGTGCTACCCTGGATCCCCTGACCCCAACTGCCCGCAAACTCCACGACCAACTACTTCGTCACCACCAACATACTTGCCTCCATCAACTACAGCACAGCCTAAATGCTATCCTGGAAGTAACGATCCTAGATGCCCACGGCCTACTACACCAGCGCCTCCTAATTGCTACCCTGGGTCTACGGATCCACGTTGCCCTAGACCTACTACTCCTACTCCTACAATCACTGCTCGTCCTAATTGCTATCCCGGATCCACGGATCCCCGTTGCCCAAGACCAACAACGCCTGCCCCACCAAACTGTTACCCTGGATCTACAGATCCTCGTTGTCCAAGACCGACTACCCCTGCGCCTACTACACCAGCGCCTCCAAATTGCTACCCTGGATCCACAGATCCACGTTGCCCAAGACCAACAACTCCTGCTCCTCCTAATTGTTACCCTGGCAGCACAGACCCCAGATGTCCAAAACCTACCACACAAAAACCAGTCTGTTACCCTGGATCCCCTGATCCCAACTGCCCCCAACCCCCAAGACCAACTACTTTGTCACCACCAACATACTTGCCTCCATCAACTGCAGCACAGCCTAAATGCTATCCTGGAAGTAACGATCCTAGATGCCCACGGCCTACTACACCAGCACCTCCTAATTGCTACCCTGGGTCTACGGATCCACGTTGCCCAAGACCTACTACTCCTGCTCCTATAACCACTGCTCGTCCTAATTGCTATCCCGGATCCACGGATCCACGATGCCCAAGGCCTACCACTCCGGCTCCGCCAAACTGTTACCCTGGATCCACGGATCCTCGTTGCCCAAGACCAACTACACCAGTACCCCCTAACTGCTACCCTGGAAGCACAGACCCCAGATGTCCAAAACCTACCACACcaaaaccagtatgctaccctGGATCCCCTGATCCCAACTGCCCGCAACCCCCAAGACCAACTACCTTATCACCACCTACTTACTTACCCCCATCAACCACTGGGCAGCCGAAATGCTACCCCGGAAGTAACGATCCTCGTTGTCCCAAACCAACCACCCCAGCACCACCGAATTGTTACCCTGGATCCACAGATCCACGTTGCCCAAGACCCACAACTCCTGCTTCACCAAACTGCTACCCCGGATCAACAGATCCTCGTTGCCCCAAACCCCCCACGCCTACTTCGCCTGCCCCACCAAATTGCTATCCTGGTTCCACGGACCCACGTTGCCCAAGGCCTACTACTCCAGCGCCTACATCAACTGCCCGTCCTAATTGCTACCCTGGGGCCACTGATCCACGTTGCCCAAGACCAACAACTCCTGCCCCACCAAACTGTTACCCGGGAAACACGGACCCACGTTGCCCAAGGACCACCCCTGTGCCTACAACCACTGCCCGTCCCAATTGCTACCCTGGATCCACGGATCCACGTTGCCCAAGACCAACTACTCCTGCCCCACCA
It contains:
- the LOC134795175 gene encoding mucin-2-like, which translates into the protein MRIAALIALVQLSLATASDGETLTAAELNYQLSGNVLSPFYESSEETGVTFIRGSRAADSPQAPDIDVQCSGDFIDVTVEFADVYDGIIYSKGFLNDPKCKYVSLGGSQSRYSFRVPLNGCGSRPLCNACGTIDNVLVFQADDFVQGPLDFARKVSCARTSYELSTGQRQESHTLKLKPFMVDMLDVVAVEGPAGGVECWMDIQKGVFPNTTPLKDSIKIGEYLTILVYLKDVRNQFNLKIHDCWAYDSEQYDSPKTNKIQLTDKEGCPKKRKLIDLWQKSTNTGKSGATLIAYSKVSAFRFPETDQVYLTCNVELCTSNCDGDCKGITTEITTGPPQIKCYPGSTDPRCPKAIPPAPNCYPGSTDARCPQIQTTPPPTYVPTTGRPNCYPGSTDPRCPRPTTPSQPSCFPGSNDPGCPRPTTPTAPNCYPGSTDPRCPRPSTPSQPNCFPGSNDPKCPRPTTPAPPNCYPGSSDARCPKPNTTPAQPNCYPGSQDPRCPETPKCYPGSTNPACPRTTQQPNCYPGSTDPRCPRPTTPEPKPACYPGSPDPNCPKPTRPSTLSPPTYLPPSTTGQPKCYPGSTDPRCPRPTTPAPPNCYPGSTDSRCPKPTTQAPPNCYPGSTDPRCPRPTTPAPTTTARPNCYPGSTDPRCPRPSTPAPSNCYPGSTDPRCPKPSTPKPVCYPGSPDPNCPQPPRPTTSSPPTYLPPSTTGQPKCYPGSNDPRCPRPTSPAPPNCYPGSTDPRCPQPTTPAPPNCYPGSTDPRCPRPTTPAPTTTARPNCYPGSTDPRCPRPSTPAPPNCYPGSTDPRCPKPTTPKPVCYPGSPDPNCPQPPRPTTSSPPTYLPPSTTGQPKCYPGSNDPRCPRPTTPAPPNCYPGSTDPRCPQPTPPAPPNCYPGSTDPRCPRPTTPAPTTTARPNCYPGSTDPRCPRPSTPAPPNCYPGSTDPRCPKPTTPKPVCYPGSPDPNCPQPPRPTTSSPPTYLPPSTTGQPKCYPGSNDPRCPRPTTPAPPTCYPGSNDPRCPRPTTPAAPNCYPGSTDPRCPRPTTPLPTTTARPNCYPGSTDPRCPRPTTPAPTTPRKPVCYPGSPDPNCPQPTRPSTLSPPTYLPPSTTGQPKCYPGSNDPRCPKPTTPAPPNCYPGSIDPRCPRPTTPAPTTTAPPNCYPGSTDPRCPRPTTPAPPKCYPGSTDPRCPRPTTPAPTTPAPPNCYPGSTDPRCPRPTTPAPPNCYPGSTDPRCPKPTTQKPVCYPGSPDPNCPQPPRPTTLSPPTYLPPSTIGQPKCYPGSNDPRCPRPTTPAPPNCYPGSTDPRCPRPTTPAPTTTARPNCYPGSTDPRCPRPTTPAPPNCYPGNTDPRCPKPTTQKPVCYPGSPDPNCPQTPRPTTSSPPTYLPPSTTAQPKCYPGSNDPRCPRPTTPAPPNCYPGSTDPRCPRPTTPTPTITARPNCYPGSTDPRCPRPTTPAPPNCYPGSTDPRCPRPTTPAPTTPAPPNCYPGSTDPRCPRPTTPAPPNCYPGSTDPRCPKPTTQKPVCYPGSPDPNCPQPPRPTTLSPPTYLPPSTAAQPKCYPGSNDPRCPRPTTPAPPNCYPGSTDPRCPRPTTPAPITTARPNCYPGSTDPRCPRPTTPAPPNCYPGSTDPRCPRPTTPVPPNCYPGSTDPRCPKPTTPKPVCYPGSPDPNCPQPPRPTTLSPPTYLPPSTTGQPKCYPGSNDPRCPKPTTPAPPNCYPGSTDPRCPRPTTPASPNCYPGSTDPRCPKPPTPTSPAPPNCYPGSTDPRCPRPTTPAPTSTARPNCYPGATDPRCPRPTTPAPPNCYPGNTDPRCPRTTPVPTTTARPNCYPGSTDPRCPRPTTPAPPNCYPGSTDPRCPKQTSPKPACYPGSPDSNCPQPSRPTTLTPPTYLPPEPEKPRCYPGSTNARCPRPSTPAPPNCFPGSTDPRCPKPTTPAPPNCYPGSTDPRCPRPTTPVPTTTTRPNCYPGSTDSRCPRPTTPAPPRCYPGSTDPRCPKPTTQKPVCYPGSPDPNCPQPPRPTTSSPPTYLPPSTTGQPKCYPGSNDPRCPRPTTSAPPNCYPGSTDSRCPRPTTPAPTTTARPNCYPGNNDPRCPKPTTQAPPKCYPGNNDPRCPRPTTPAPPRCFPGSTDPRCPKPTTPVPPNCYPGNRDPRCPQTTPRPACYPGSPDPNCPQPSRPTTLTPPTYLPPSTATPRCYPGSNDPRCPKPTTPEPPKCYPGSNDPRCPKPTTPAPPNCYPGNTDPRCPRPTAPPQIKCYPGSTDPRCPKPTTPKPVCYPGSPDPNCPQPPKPTTLTPPTYLPPSTQAPRCYPGSNDPRCPKPTTQAPPNCYPGNNDPRCPRPTPPPTTQAPRCYPGSQDPRCPKPTTSAPPNCFPGSTDPRCPKPTTPAPPNCYPGNTDPRCPRPTTQAPPNCYPGSTDPRCPRPTTSAPPNCYPGSTDPRCPKPTTPAPPRCYPGSNDPRCPKTTTPKPVCYPGSPDPNCPQPPKTTTVGPTYLPPSTQGPRCYPGSNDPRCPKPTTQAPPNCYPGNNDPRCPKPTTQSPPNCYPGSTDPRCPRPTTQAPPNCYPGSTDPRCPKPTTLAPTTQAPRCYPGSNDPRCPKPTTQAPPNCYPGSKDPRCPRPTTQAPPNCYPGNNDPRCPRPTPPPTTRKPACYPGSPDPNCPQPSRPTTLTPPTYLPPSTQGPRCYPGSNDPRCPRPTTQAPPNCYPGSTDPRCPKPTTLAPTTQPAPRCYPGSQDPRCPRPTTQAPPNCYPGSTDPRCPRPTTQAPPNCYPGSTDPRCPKPTTLAPTTQPAPRCYPGSQDPRCPRPTTQAPPNCYPGSADPRCPRPTTQAPPNCYPGSTDPRCPKPTTLAPTTQPAPRCYPGSQDPRCPKPTTQKPVCYPGSPDPNCPQPPRPTTLTPPTYLPPSTQGPRCYPGSTDPRCPKPTTQAPPNCYPGNTDPRCPKPTTLAPTTQPAPRCYPGSQDPRCPRPTTQAPPNCYPGSTDPRCPRPTTQAPPNCYPGSTDPRCPKPTTLAPTTQPAPRCYPGSQDPRCPKPTTQKPVCYPGSPDPNCPQPPRPTTLTPPTYLPPSTQGPRCYPGSTDPRCPKPTTQAPPNCYPGNTDPRCPRPTTPAPPRCYPGSTDPRCPKPTTPAPTTPAPTTPAPPRCYPGSQDPRCPKPTTQKPSCYPGSPDPNCPQPPRPTTVSPPTYLPPSTQGPRCYPGSQDPRCPQPTTPSSCYPGSKDPKCPQPFRPSSTNPPSTYLPPFPSENEIKGGRTAKNVDYDDEAQAAIDNFQFTRTKPLSRKARDVSNLVETIVQATNNSAVIYVTVGSVLLMLLSATVAVYMYKHNKKSNTQSTC